GGGAGCTGTTCACCGGCCAAACGTGCGGTTTGAACCAGCTCCCAGAAATAGCGGTAGGTCGCCCGGTCGTGCAATTCTCCTTCGTATTGAATCGGTCCCCAGTTCGCCTCCTGGGCCTTGAGCAGGATTTGGCATCCCTTTTCAACCTTGGAATGGTCGGGCCGCATCGCCTCGATAATTGCATCGATCTGCGTCGGGTAGATTGACCACATCCTTAAGAAACCAAAGTCGTAACGGGCACGCCGCGCGTCGGAGAACGTCTGTTCACGATTCTTGAGATCCAACGTGACATTGTGGGCCGGGATAATCCCATTGGCGAGGGCGGCGGCTACCACGGTTGTCTTGGCACGGACGATCAGTGCATGTTCGAACTGACCCGGTGAGCGCATCGCTGTTTCTGTGACGGCGCCATGATGTCCGGAGACAAAATCCATGAGTCCAAAATCAAGCACCTGCATCCAGGGGAGGGAGGCGATCTCAAATGCATCCCGCAATGCCCCGTGGGTCTCAATCAGGACATGGATCGGGATCTCACGTTGGATATTCGCCTTGCGGGCCGTTTGCTGGATATAACTGATCATCTCCTTGACCTGACCGGCATGCGTCGGTTTGGGAATAGTGATGTAGGCAACAATGTTGCCGACTGCCGGAACAACAATCTCCAGATCCCTCCGCCAATGAGGATTGGTGTAGTCATGGATTCGAACGCCACTCATCTTTTGCTGGTTGAGCGGGGATTGGAGCAGGGAGACGACCATCTCGGCATGCTCTTTTTCTCGTCCCTCCGGGGCCCCATCCTCAAGATCCATCGTAATATCAAAGAGGCCGCCCTTTTGATTCTGAAGTTCGAGCGCCTTTAGGATCAGTTTTTCGGAGCCTGCGAAATGCTCACAGCTCGGGATGATCGGAAATAGCTTTTCCCCTGCGAATAGCGCCTCTTTAGGATGGGTTTTTTTTGTCATTATTTTTTCTCCTCCGATAACTCCACCAAAACTCCACCTGTTGATTTTGGATGCACAAAGGCGATCTTTTTGCCATGGGCCCCGATCCTTGGCTTTTCATCAATGAGTTGGATCCCTTGTCTTTTATATTCCTCCAGAACTTTCCCAATATTGTCGACTTGGATACAGATGTGATGGAGCCCCCCCCGTCCCTGTTTTTCCAGGAATTTTCCAATCGGTCCATCGGGAGAAGTTGATTCAAGGAGTTCCAGGTTGGTGTCATCTACTGCAAAAAAGGCGGTTCGGGCCTTCTGTTCGGCCACCTCTTCATAATGATCCGGCTCTTTTCCAAGGAGGGCTTTATAGATTTGAATCGCCTCCTTGAGATTGGGGACGGCAATGCCGATGTGGTCAATTTTTTTAAATCTCGCCACAAGGGAGAACTATCAATTAAGAGAAGTCTGTCAACCTTCCCCTTTATCCGCCTCCGCCAGAAAACCCTGCCGTCTTGCGGCGGGGATGAATGGTCCGGAGATCCGAAGCATTGGCAGAGGAGGGTCGGTGGCTACGGGGATTCCGCCAAGAAACCCCGCGGTCTTGCCGCGGGGAAGTTATGCCATCCTTCTCCTCTCTCATGGCCTACCAACGACGAGTCATCAGGACGCTTCGGTGTCAGAATCAGCAGCAAGTCGGTGCCTTGGCAAAGGTGATTCAGGCGATTGCGGCTGGTGGTGGAGATATTGGTGATATCCGAACCCATTCGGTTGGTACCTTTCACACTCTTCGTGACATAACGGTGATCTGTCAGGATGAAAAACAGTTGGAAGAGATCATTCGGTCGGTCCAAACGATTCAAACGACCAAATTGGAGTCGGTTATTGATGATGTGATGGAGTTGCATCGTGGTGGAAAATTAACGGTCGCCCCACGGTATCCCGTAAAAACGGTGAATGACCTGCAGAAAGTCTATACACCAGGTGTTGCGGCGGTCTCCTCCCTGATTCAATCAAACCCGGCGGCCGCTGAAGAGTATACGGGTATCGGCAGAACGGTGGCTCTGGTTACAAACGGAAGTCGCGTTTTGGGTTTAGGTAATATCGGTCCGGTCGCTGCAATGCCGGTGATGGAGGGAAAGGCGGCACTCTTTTCCCAGTTTTCCGGTTACAATATGGTGCCGATTCTTCTGGAGACCCAGGATCCCAAGGAATTTGTTGAGACGGTTATTTCAATCTCACGCGGATTTGGTGCCATTCAACTGGAGGATATCAAGACCCCCGACTGTTTTTATATTGAAGAGGAGCTGATCAAACGACTCAACATTCCGGTGATGCATGATGATCAACATGGGACCGCTGTTGTCTGTCTCGCGGCGGTCCTCAATGCCTGTCGTCTTGTTGGAAAAGATTTGAAGACGGCGGTTGTGGGACAGATCGGTTTGGGGGGAGCTGGCTCGGCGATTGCGCACCTTGTCATGAACCATACGGGACGGCCCGTTGTTGGAACCGATATCCAGTCATATGCCCAGGAGAGATTACGGAAGTTGGGTGGTGAGGTTGTTGCCTCCGTGGCCGAGGTGATGAAGAGGGTGGATGTTGTGATTGCGACGACTGGCCAAGCGGGATTGATCAAGGCGAGCATGATCCGGAAGGGGCAGGTGATTCTGGCGCTCTCCAATCCGGAACCTGAAATTTCCATCAAGGAGGCGGTGGAGGCAGGGGCCGCCTTTGCGAGTGACGGGCGACGTGTCAATAATTTGTTAGGTTATCCGGGTATTCTGAAGGGGGCGATGGAGGCTCGGGCGACCCGAATGACCCCCAAGATGTACCTCGCTGCCGTTCAAGCGATTGTCGATCACACACCCGAGAAAGAGCTTTTGCCAGATCCTCTTGACCTAACCCTTCACGAAAGGGTGGCCCAGGCGGTCAAAAAGGCAGCATTGCCAAATCATTAAGCTTATTCTATAAGTCCTTCAATGATCACCCGGGAAGAGGCTCTTCAATATCACTCAGAGGGGCGTAAGGGGAAGATCGAGGTCGTTTCAACCAAGCCCTGCAACACCCAAAAAGAGCTCTCCCTTGCCTATACACCAGGGGTTGCCGAACCTTGTCTTGAGATTCAACGGGATCCACAGAAATCGTTTGATTATACGGCTCGTCGGAATCTCGTGGCCGTTATTACTAACGGTACGGCCGTTTTGGGGCTTGGGAACCTTGGCCCGGTTGCAGCTAAACCGGTGATGGAGGGGAAGGGGGTCCTCTTCAAGAAGTTTGCGGATATCGATGTCTTTGATCTTGAGGTCAAGGCGGAAGATTCTTCGACCTTTGTAGGGGTTGTTAGAGCGCTCGAGCCGACATTTGGCGGGATCAATCTGGAGGATATCAAGGCGCCCGAGTGTTTTGAGATCGAGAGACGACTTATTGAGGAGATGTCGATCCCCGTTTTTCATGACGACCAGCATGGAACTGCCTTGATCACGGCAGCGGCCCTCTTAAATGCGGTTGAAATCCAAGGGAAACAACTCAAAAATCTTAATATTGTTTTTTCCGGTGCTGGCGCTGCGGCGATCGCCTGTGCCAAGGCTTTTATGAGCCTGGGGGTTGTCAAGGAGCAGATTACCCTTTCCGATCGTCAAGGGGTTGTCTTTCAAGGTCGTCCCCGGTTGGAACCTTACCGTGCAGAGTTTGCCCAGGAGACGACGAAGCGGACATTGGAAGAGGTTTTGAGTGGTGCAGATGTCTTTGTTGGGGTTTCAGGAAGGGGACTTGTTCAGGCGGAGATGATTCGTCAGATGAATCCCAGGCCGATCATCTTTGCACTGGCGAATCCCGATCCGGAGATCGGCTACCTCGAGGCGCGTGAGGTTCGACCCGATGCGATTGTGGCGACCGGCCGGTCTGATTTTCCAAACCAGGTCAATAATGTCCTGGGGTTCCCTTTTATTTTTCGTGGGGCCCTTGATGTGGAGGCGGCCTGCATCAACGATGAGATGAAGATCGCTGCGGCCCGTTCGCTTGCCGCACTCACAAGGGAGGAGGTTCCTGAAGAGGTCTGTCGTGCGTATGGTGTGAAGAGGCTTTCATTTGGCCCTGATTATATTATTCCCAAGCCTCTTGATTCCCGTGTCCTGCTCTGGGAATCACCTGCGGTGGCGGAAGCGGCGATCCGTTCCGGCATTGCCCGAAGACCTTATCAAAATCGGGAGCAGTATCTTGCTTCACTGAAAAAAATGATGGACAAACGGTTGACTTTGATGACAGAAACGGCTCGCTAGAATCGCGGCGTTGTTTGACTGAGGGGGAAAGTTAAATGGGGGCGAGTAGCATTAGGACAATCTCCTACGAGCCTGCCAAAGAGGATGTCGTGCCGCTGACGCAAAACCAACTCCTTGAAATTTATTATTACCTCCTCCTGACGCGCACCCTTGAAAACAAGGTCGAATACATCTGCAAAAGCCAAAATTTGGCGGCACCGTTGATTATTGGAAAAGGTTATCTTTCAACAGGCCAGGAGGCGATCTCCGTTGGGGCGGCGTATGCCCTCGAAGAAGGGGATTGGTTGGCCCCAAGCCATCGGGATATGGGGGCCCATCTCGTCCGAGGTTTCACACCGAAAGAAATATTCCTCCAGTATTTTTGTCGCGCCAGCTCGGTGACATGGGGTCGGGATTCCAATGTTCATTTTGGAGACGTCAGCAAGAGGATCCTTGGTTTTGCCTCCCATATGGGCTCGTTGACGCCGGTGGCAAACGGCGTTGCAATGGCGATGAGATATCGTGGTGAGAAGAATGTGGTCCTCTCTCCGTTTGGCGACGGTGCCTCCTCGCAAGGGATCGTTCATGAGGCGTTAAATTACGCCGCTGTTAACAAACTCGCGGTTGTTTTTGTCTTGAACAACAATCATTACGCCATCTCAACGCCGATTGAACAGCAAACGATGGTTGAGAGTTTATCGCTTCGGGCTGCGGGGTATGGAATGGTTGGAAAAACGATTGATGGAAACAGCGTTCTCGAAGTCTACAAAACCGTCAAAGAGGCTGTTGATCGTGCCCGTCGCGGTGAAGGTCCTTCGCTCATCGAGTGTAAGACAATGAGGATGGGAGGGCATGGGACACACGATGCGATGACCTACATTCCGAAAAATCTCCTTGAGAATTGGAAGAGAAGGGATCCGATTGTCGGGTATGAAAGGTATCTTGTAGAAGAAAAAGGCATTTCCCATGATCAGACCGAGAGTGTGGCGCGTCGTATTGAGGGCGAGATTGAAGAGGCATTGGAATTTGCGAGGAGTCAGCCACTGCCGAAGGCAGAAGACCTTCTGAGGGAGAGATAGATCATGTCGGTCATGACGTATGGCGAGGCGATCCGAGACGGGCTCCGGCAGGCGATGAAGGCCGATGAGCGGGTTTATATTTTTGGTGAAGATGTCGGTCAGTTTGGCGGCGTTTATGGCATTACAAAAGGTCTGATTAACGAGTTTGGTGAGAAGAGGGTTCGAAATACCCCCCTCTCCGAAGGCGCTATTATTGGTGAGGCGATTGGGGCGGCGATAGCAGGGCTTCGGCCAGTTCCCGAGATCCAGTTTTCGGATTTTATGACGACCGCTTTTTCCATGGTCGTTGATATGGCGGCCCCCTACCGGTTTCGTTTGGGCACAAAAGTTCCTATTGTTATCCGAGCCCCGAGTGGCGGGGGGTTAAGGGTGGGTCCTTATCATTCCAAGTGTACCGAGGCGTGGTATTTTCATGTGCCAGGCTTGAAGATTGTTGTCCCTTCGACCCCTTCCGATGCCAAAGGGCTCCTGATGTCGGCCATCGAAGATGACGACCCGGTCCTCTTCTTTGAACACAAAAAACTTTATTATGAGATCCGTGAAGAGGTGCCTGAGGGGATTCATCGTGTTCCCTTGGGAAAGGCGGTGGTGAGAAGAAGCGGCGGTCATGTCACCTTGATTACCTATGGTGCGATGGTTCATCTGGCGCTCAAGGCAGCAGGGCAACTTGCCACGGAGGGGATCGAGATGGAGGTTGTTGACTTAAGAACGCTTGTCCCCCTTGATGAAGAAACAATGCTAGGCTCGTTTCGGAAAACAAACCGTGTCATTATACTTCATGAGGCACCAATGCGGGGTGGTGTCGGGGCCGAGCTGGAGTCACTCATTTGTGAGAAGGCGTTTGATGCCTTGGCAGCCCCTCCCGTTCGGATTGCCGCAAAGATGACTCCCGTGCCGGTCTCTCCTATCCTGGAAGATTTTTATCTTCCCTCCGCACAAGAAGTTATTGACGCTGCGAAACGTCTCGTCCAATACTAAGTCCTTCGATTCATAAATTCGGTGACGAATTTATTCACTCAGGACTAGTGCTGAATGAGTAATTTTGTTGATTTTTTTGGTTTTGTATATACGTCATAGTAATTACGAGTCGAAGTAATAAGCCCTGTTTTTATGAAATTAGCCCTGACTATGCCTCAGTTTGGTGAATCGATCACGGAGGCCCTCATTGTCCGTTGGCTCAAGAAAGAAGGAGAATCGGTACGTGAAATGGAACCTCTCATGGAGCTTGAGACGGAGAAATCGGTTTTTTCCTATGAGTCTCCTTTTAATGGGAAACTCGTTAAAATTTTGGAGGCTGAAAATAAACAAGTAAAGGTAGGTGTCGATATTGCCCACTTTGAAGTTCCGGATGAGGCGGCTAAAAAGTATTTATCACTTGGCATTGGTAAAGTCCTGGGTCAGCAGGGCAGTAGTACCCCTACCGCTATGACTAACACTCCTCGTGACTCGGGGAGGATAGCCGGATCGATCAATAGTGGAGGTTCCTCGATTTCTGTTTCTCCGGCGATTCGTGCCTTGGCCAAAGAGAAGAGTGTCTCCTTGGAAGAGGTCTCCAGTCTTTTAGGAACAGGACCTGGCGGGAGACTGACAAAAGAGGATTTTATCAAATATCTTGAACAGCGTGGAGGTCCTACCTCCAAGCAAGTTGCTGCTGTTTCGACGGTGACTAGTGCGAAGATTATTAATGTTACACCGATCAGGGCACGCATTGCTGAAAAAATGATACTCTCCAAGAGGGAGATTCCTCATGCGGGAACTGGTCTCGATGTTGATGTTACTTCTATTGACGAGTGGAGGAAAAAATCAGTCAACAAATTAGTTCACCTTCCTTTTATCCTGCTTTCTGTGATCAAGGCACTTCGAAAGTATCCGGTGATCAACAGTTCACTGAAGGGTGAGCCTGGCAAATGGTCCATAGAAGAATACGAACATGTCCATTTGGGGATTGCGACGTCGACCCCCCAGGGACTCATGGTTCCGGTGTTGCGTAATGCCCAGTCGCTTTCATTTCAGCAGATCGTTGATCGTGGAACCCAACTGATCGAGAAGGCCCGTACAGGTCGCCTGGATGTTTCTGAACTGACGGGAGGCACCTTTACTGTTAACAATACGGGGGCCTTGGGGGCCGTTCGAAGCAGTCAGATTATCCCCCATCCCCAATCGGCCATACTGGCCGCAAACCGTGTTACGCCTCGTCCCTGGGTTGTTAATAATGAAATAAAAATTCGGTCAATACTGTCCCTTGATCTCTCCTTTGATCACCGATTGATTGATGGAGACGCTGCCTGTGGATTTTTAACCGAGGTCAAGAAAGAACTCGAGGGATTTGATTTTTCCAAAATCGGCTGAATGCAGAAATCCGTCAGAAACCAAAGGAGAGGTTGAGGGCAATTCGTCGATTCTCCCTTTGCCTTGAGAAAACCCCGGCCTCTTCAGCGTATGTTGCAAATTCGAGCTTCAAAAATCTGAAATCAAAACCTGTGCCAGCCGCTATGTAACCCTGATTGGCTCCCAGACGGAAGGATGGGCGAAGAATCAAGAGCTTGGGGGCGACCACCTCGGCACCGATATTCCATTTTCTGATAAATGCGACAGACTGGTTAAGCTCCCGGAAGTCATTCTCTACATGAAATTCCCACTGCCCCAACGTTGGATGGATTCCTACGCCAAGGCCGATCGATTGTGTAGTGTCGGGGACTGCTCCACTAAACCTCGTATTTCCAATATCCTGCCACGTAAAGCCGACAGTCGGCTTAATGACCTCTAACCACTTTTGCCCATAGGAAGGAACCTTTCCCTTAAGCCCTAGATCAAAGCCGACCCCGGGTGCACGGTTGAGGCTCAGTACATCACTAAATTTGGCGGCGGTTGTGATGTCGTCTGTGGTAATCGTTTCATCCACGGAAATGCGGTAAAGCACTTTGAGGTTGAGTCCGACTTGTACTTGATCCTCCCAAAAGCCAAAGGCTGTCCCGATCAGACCACCGGCATCAGAGCGGGAGCTGAGCTCAAAATTAGTAACGGTCCTGTTTCGAAAAGAGATCGTGGTTCGACTATCTGCCAGAGTTGATAAGACAAACCACTTATGCTGCAGTTGGAGGATAGGAAGCCTTAAGGCGATCGATTGAAATTCACCTATGTGTTGATTCACAAAATTTCTAAATTCTTCAATCTTGGCACCGTCGGTAGTAGCCGCATCAATCGCATCGGAAAGATCTAAGGTATCATTTACAAGGCCGATGATGCTTGTTGAAAAATCAAGGGTAGGGCTCACAATCCTCATTCCGAGGCGTTTGTAATCGTTAATAGCGGCCGGATTGTAAAAGGCAGCATTTTCATCCGATCCAGGCATTGCAATGAAGGCATTCCCCATCCCAAGCGGACGAACTCCTTTATAGAGACTGGGATGTTCAGCCGGGATAGAGGTTGATTGAGCCAAGAGCAAGGTTGATGGCAGAAGCAAAAGACCGACCAACAGTGCTGACATCCCCCAGACTTTAAGGTTTTTATTATTTTTCATCAGGTTGTGTTGGTATCTTTACACGCGGCAACGCCCGGAGGGTTGACCAAGGCATCACAATCATCATCACGATCACCCGTTGTAACGCCATCGGCATCATAATCCTGCTCTGTGTCTTCATTGTCTTTGGTCGAGACCTCACATCTCATCATGTCCCGAATACAGGCGGCACTGTACCCGAACCGAGACTTTGTACAACGACAATACCCTTCCCTCATGGCACTGAGAGTGGTGGCATCTGTTGTACCCCCTGCCGATATCTCGTTATCCGCATTGATGAAATTATCCTCCAAAATAGCCGCATCATCATCATCAATTTCATCTGCATTAATGGTCCCATCAGTTTCAAATGATATGAGTTTGACCGGGCGTACAAATGTCTCAATAGACCGGAGTGTCCCTAGAAGAAACAGGCCAGCCTGTTCGAGATCGGTCACACCGAGCTTGTTGGCAACGACATTGGCCAGGCAAGTAATGCCGTTACGAAGCTCATCCAGGTTAATCTCGCGCTTGTTAGCGGCCTCTACCTTGTCGACCAGTGTCCTGAATGACTTGAAGTCAGCCTCTGTCTCATTTTGTACCTCAACGAGCTTTTCAATAAATTGCAATATATCAATGCCTGACAAGCCCATGTAGGCGGAGGCGCAAAGCTCACCAGCCTCGATATTAGTCGGATCAGCGGCAAGGACAGCACGGGTCTTATCAATGACATTTTGACAGAAAGCCGTTGTGGCTGAATCAGACGGATTACAGCGATCCGCATCAAACCGGGCCTCTTCAAGATCCGCCTCATCACTCGGGATCGTACAGCTTAAAATAATCAGGAGAGGCAACAACAGCAGCACCCCCCCCATGCGCTTTGTGAATAACATACGCGCCTAGGTGTAACCGATCCCATCCATTATTGCAATATGAATTTGATTCTGCTACCGAGTGGGTAAGAAGTGGGTAAGATAAGTTCAATGAATGAAAACATTTTAAAGCTAGGCCTTCCCAAGGGAAGCCTTCAGGAATCGACCTTCCGTCTTTTTGCCAAGGCTGGATTTAAGATAACGGTCGGGAACAGGAGTTATGTCCCCTCTCTTGATGATCCGGAATTAAGGGGATTGTTGATTCGCGCCCAGGAGATGGCTCGGTATGTGCAGGATGGCGTTTTAGACTGTGGCCTGACCGGACGTGATTGGGTGCTTGAGAATGAGGCCGATGTGCAGGAGGTTTGTGAGCTAAAGTATGCAAAGGCAGGTCTTAGGCCCGTTCGCTGGGTTGTTGCCGTACCCAATGATTCTTCAATCAAGTCAATCAAGGGGCTCGAAGGGAAAAAAATTGCCACCGAACTTGTCAGTTATTCCAAACGATACCTCAAGGAGAACGGGGTGACTGCTACGGTCGAGTTTTCGTGGGGCGCAACTGAGGTTAAGCCGCCGATACTGGCCGATGCTATTATTGAGGTGACGGAGACCGGCAGTTCTCTTCGCGCTAATAATTTACGAATTGTTGAAACCGTTTTGGAATCGACAACCCTTTTCATTTCCAACAAAAAGAGTTGGCAAGATCCCTGGAAGAGAAAAAAGATAGAGAATATTTCACTTCTTCTGCAGGGGGCGATTCTTGCGGAAGAGAAAGTGGGGCTCAAGATGAACGTGCCCAGATCAAAATTGCAATCAGTCATTAAAATATTGCCGGCCCTGCATACACCAACGATCTCCGAGCAGTCCGATTCAAGTTGGGTGGCGATTGAAGTGATGGTTGATGAGAGAATTGTGCGCGAAATTCTGCCGGAATTAAAAAGGGCCGGGGCCTCCGGGATCGTTGAATATCCACTCAACAAGGTTATTCCATAGTAAAAACAAATAGTTGGTTTGTATCTCTGTCTGTGTGGATAAGTTTTCCTGTGCAAGAAAAAATAGTGAAAGATTTAACTCGTCAGACTCACAGAAGAAAAATGGGTCTATTTCCTAATTCACAGCTGTGGATAACTTTTATTAAAAAAACAGATGCAGTTTTTAATCGCGCCAGTCCTCGCTTTGAAAAGGGGCATTTTTAGTCAGATTGAATTTTAAAACAAGGTATAGTCTAAGCGTTCCTGTCGTTAAGACAAGGTTCTTTGAAAAGGATTAAATAATCGTTTAGGAGGGCAACCCGTACTGAGATCTTACCTCTCCGTTAGGAAGGGTGGATGCCGAACCTGAATCTGCCTGTGGAATAAA
The Deltaproteobacteria bacterium DNA segment above includes these coding regions:
- a CDS encoding CoA ester lyase: MTKKTHPKEALFAGEKLFPIIPSCEHFAGSEKLILKALELQNQKGGLFDITMDLEDGAPEGREKEHAEMVVSLLQSPLNQQKMSGVRIHDYTNPHWRRDLEIVVPAVGNIVAYITIPKPTHAGQVKEMISYIQQTARKANIQREIPIHVLIETHGALRDAFEIASLPWMQVLDFGLMDFVSGHHGAVTETAMRSPGQFEHALIVRAKTTVVAAALANGIIPAHNVTLDLKNREQTFSDARRARYDFGFLRMWSIYPTQIDAIIEAMRPDHSKVEKGCQILLKAQEANWGPIQYEGELHDRATYRYFWELVQTARLAGEQLP
- the mce gene encoding methylmalonyl-CoA epimerase: MARFKKIDHIGIAVPNLKEAIQIYKALLGKEPDHYEEVAEQKARTAFFAVDDTNLELLESTSPDGPIGKFLEKQGRGGLHHICIQVDNIGKVLEEYKRQGIQLIDEKPRIGAHGKKIAFVHPKSTGGVLVELSEEKK
- a CDS encoding NAD-dependent malic enzyme, encoding MAYQRRVIRTLRCQNQQQVGALAKVIQAIAAGGGDIGDIRTHSVGTFHTLRDITVICQDEKQLEEIIRSVQTIQTTKLESVIDDVMELHRGGKLTVAPRYPVKTVNDLQKVYTPGVAAVSSLIQSNPAAAEEYTGIGRTVALVTNGSRVLGLGNIGPVAAMPVMEGKAALFSQFSGYNMVPILLETQDPKEFVETVISISRGFGAIQLEDIKTPDCFYIEEELIKRLNIPVMHDDQHGTAVVCLAAVLNACRLVGKDLKTAVVGQIGLGGAGSAIAHLVMNHTGRPVVGTDIQSYAQERLRKLGGEVVASVAEVMKRVDVVIATTGQAGLIKASMIRKGQVILALSNPEPEISIKEAVEAGAAFASDGRRVNNLLGYPGILKGAMEARATRMTPKMYLAAVQAIVDHTPEKELLPDPLDLTLHERVAQAVKKAALPNH
- a CDS encoding malate dehydrogenase, with the protein product MITREEALQYHSEGRKGKIEVVSTKPCNTQKELSLAYTPGVAEPCLEIQRDPQKSFDYTARRNLVAVITNGTAVLGLGNLGPVAAKPVMEGKGVLFKKFADIDVFDLEVKAEDSSTFVGVVRALEPTFGGINLEDIKAPECFEIERRLIEEMSIPVFHDDQHGTALITAAALLNAVEIQGKQLKNLNIVFSGAGAAAIACAKAFMSLGVVKEQITLSDRQGVVFQGRPRLEPYRAEFAQETTKRTLEEVLSGADVFVGVSGRGLVQAEMIRQMNPRPIIFALANPDPEIGYLEAREVRPDAIVATGRSDFPNQVNNVLGFPFIFRGALDVEAACINDEMKIAAARSLAALTREEVPEEVCRAYGVKRLSFGPDYIIPKPLDSRVLLWESPAVAEAAIRSGIARRPYQNREQYLASLKKMMDKRLTLMTETAR
- a CDS encoding thiamine pyrophosphate-dependent dehydrogenase E1 component subunit alpha, coding for MGASSIRTISYEPAKEDVVPLTQNQLLEIYYYLLLTRTLENKVEYICKSQNLAAPLIIGKGYLSTGQEAISVGAAYALEEGDWLAPSHRDMGAHLVRGFTPKEIFLQYFCRASSVTWGRDSNVHFGDVSKRILGFASHMGSLTPVANGVAMAMRYRGEKNVVLSPFGDGASSQGIVHEALNYAAVNKLAVVFVLNNNHYAISTPIEQQTMVESLSLRAAGYGMVGKTIDGNSVLEVYKTVKEAVDRARRGEGPSLIECKTMRMGGHGTHDAMTYIPKNLLENWKRRDPIVGYERYLVEEKGISHDQTESVARRIEGEIEEALEFARSQPLPKAEDLLRER
- a CDS encoding alpha-ketoacid dehydrogenase subunit beta; its protein translation is MSVMTYGEAIRDGLRQAMKADERVYIFGEDVGQFGGVYGITKGLINEFGEKRVRNTPLSEGAIIGEAIGAAIAGLRPVPEIQFSDFMTTAFSMVVDMAAPYRFRLGTKVPIVIRAPSGGGLRVGPYHSKCTEAWYFHVPGLKIVVPSTPSDAKGLLMSAIEDDDPVLFFEHKKLYYEIREEVPEGIHRVPLGKAVVRRSGGHVTLITYGAMVHLALKAAGQLATEGIEMEVVDLRTLVPLDEETMLGSFRKTNRVIILHEAPMRGGVGAELESLICEKAFDALAAPPVRIAAKMTPVPVSPILEDFYLPSAQEVIDAAKRLVQY
- a CDS encoding 2-oxo acid dehydrogenase subunit E2 encodes the protein MKLALTMPQFGESITEALIVRWLKKEGESVREMEPLMELETEKSVFSYESPFNGKLVKILEAENKQVKVGVDIAHFEVPDEAAKKYLSLGIGKVLGQQGSSTPTAMTNTPRDSGRIAGSINSGGSSISVSPAIRALAKEKSVSLEEVSSLLGTGPGGRLTKEDFIKYLEQRGGPTSKQVAAVSTVTSAKIINVTPIRARIAEKMILSKREIPHAGTGLDVDVTSIDEWRKKSVNKLVHLPFILLSVIKALRKYPVINSSLKGEPGKWSIEEYEHVHLGIATSTPQGLMVPVLRNAQSLSFQQIVDRGTQLIEKARTGRLDVSELTGGTFTVNNTGALGAVRSSQIIPHPQSAILAANRVTPRPWVVNNEIKIRSILSLDLSFDHRLIDGDAACGFLTEVKKELEGFDFSKIG
- a CDS encoding ATP phosphoribosyltransferase, which gives rise to MNENILKLGLPKGSLQESTFRLFAKAGFKITVGNRSYVPSLDDPELRGLLIRAQEMARYVQDGVLDCGLTGRDWVLENEADVQEVCELKYAKAGLRPVRWVVAVPNDSSIKSIKGLEGKKIATELVSYSKRYLKENGVTATVEFSWGATEVKPPILADAIIEVTETGSSLRANNLRIVETVLESTTLFISNKKSWQDPWKRKKIENISLLLQGAILAEEKVGLKMNVPRSKLQSVIKILPALHTPTISEQSDSSWVAIEVMVDERIVREILPELKRAGASGIVEYPLNKVIP